The Aedes aegypti strain LVP_AGWG chromosome 1, AaegL5.0 Primary Assembly, whole genome shotgun sequence sequence ttaaaataaatagaaaaaagGATTGTTTTTTAAATGGGTTTTGGGGTTGGGGGGATGAGGGGATGTGGAAGGGGGAGGCGAGGAGTTTATTCTTCCTCTCCCTCTTCGGTGCCGGTGAGCATTCCGATCAGGGCAGCAGTGTCGATGAAGCCCTTATCGTCAATGATCATCTGGTCGAAGGCATCGTCAACCTCATCCTCGGAGAACTTATCGGAGCCCCAGTGGGTCAGTGCGTAGCGGAACTTCTCGCCATCGATCTTGCCGTTCATGTCGAAGGCCTTGAAGGCGTTGATGACGACATCATCGTCATCTTGTCCTCCGCCGGACATGCGGTTGGCGAACAGCGTCAGCAGCTGGGTGAAGTTGAGTGGGCCCTGTGCTTCGCCAAGCATTTCGTCCAATTCCTTATCGGATACCAGTTTACCCAAAGCATCGAAGGTCGAGCGGAGATCGTTCTTGCCGATCACACCATCCTTGTCGTTGTCCATTAGCTGGAAGGCCTGTGAGAGGAAGAAACGAGGAAGACGGTTGATGATACAGTTCAAGAAAGGAGCGTTCAATATCTGCTTACCTCCTTGAATTCGGCGATCTGCTTCTGGGAGAAGAGGACGAAGACAGAGGATGGGGCCTTCTTAGCCTTGCGGGAGGAAGAGCCGCGGGTGGATCCTCGCTGCGAACCAGAGTCCGAGGGGGTTGGTGCCGCTGGAGTCTCAGCTGGCGCAGGGGTATCGGCGGGAGTCTCTTCCTTGGAGGAGGCCTTCTTCTTGGTCTTCTTTGGCTTCTCAGACTGGAAGGGGATTGGCAGAAAGAAAGATCACATCATACCATTAATCAACTATCAAAGTGCCAAAATCTCGCCGAATTGACGACGCTGCGTTAGATTCCATCTTTCCGGTCTACGTCTGCGATGATCTTGATTAGTCACTGCGGAATGGTGGCCAAACGAGCCAACATGATCAACGGTAATGCGAAGGCAAAGGTATCTATTTTCGGAAGATCAAGTATTTCACGACCTATATGTGCTGGCGGCGCTCGGATGGTGCGTGTGCATGTAGAATATAGATTTTTACGTAACCACCGACAAACACCTCACTTGAGAGAGACGTCGCCGTCGACGGTGCTCGGTGAAAAACAGGACTATTTTTAGAAATGTGCGAGTGAACAGATTTTCCACACCGAGTAGCTTCTGCGATGTCTATCATAAGTAGAACTAATTTTCTCAATACAGTTTGCCGActagaaaattcaaaactgcGATGTCACCACCCATTAATTGGAAACTGATTCAACTGATTAgataataacttgaaaactttTAAGAATTCTTAACATGATTGctcaaaagagaaaactgcgGAATCACAATAATCTATCACTTCAATGATGATGCAACCTCGCTAGGCGTGGAGATATTCAGCGAGCTCGCATTCCAAAGGCTCGAtcgtttgacattcactgcaagcaaaaCTATGACGTAATCATTGAATTTACTGTTCAGCCACCGGAATAAGCTCCAAATTCGGCTCTCATCATTGAACTCTCCTTCAAATGCACAATTCTGAATCGTCTTTCAGAAGTGTATCCTTTAGACCACTTTCTTCACCTCGATCGCTATTTTCTTCCAATCTCCTCACATTATTTCAAGTTTCATCACCTTCCCGAACACGTGCACATGTCCAAACTTCCAAATCTTCCACGAATCCTTCGCCTTCCCACAATCCGTTATCATAATCCATATCGCGATCACTTTCCATCACCACAGATCAATCAAAAAATCTTCACTTCGCAGACCACAGGAATCCAAAATCCGCAGCAGCTCCACCAATATCTCCAATCTCCATCAAAGGCAGATAAAGATGATGATCACTTAGAAAGCCCCACACTATCTCCTTACCATGGTGCTTGGGTGGTTGGTTCTTAACTAGAGCGACTTAACTTGGCCGAAGCTCCTGAGCGACTGATTGCTGTAGAGCACCGGCGTTGATAAGTACAGCTGCCGTCGAGTTTGACCCGTACATATCCCGATTGGGTCGGATTGGTGTCGAATGGCTAGGACTCACACATACACACACCCAAGTGCCGAGCGGACAGGGCGCTATGCTGTGCAGTTGCCTTTTTCGGCAGAGGCCCCTGGGTTTGCTGTTTTGCGGTGGCCCGAGCCGGCTGTTGGGCCGGTCGAGAAAATCGCTAGCGGCCAGCTAAATTTAGACGCCCACATCGGAGGGATCGGACCAATACAGACGTGAGCGAATCCCCCCATACAAAAGGGGGAAAGAATAACGGCGCCGGAGGGAATCCGCGGCCGAGAAGAATGGCATTCCCGTGTGTCCCGGGAAGTGTGGACGGCTAAACGCGCATACGCAACAGGTTTTCGCTCCGATGGTGGGTGAGTGGGTGGAAAAATCTCGGGTGATGATCTGTACTGGCGGCGGCGCAGGTTGAACACACCAGACGACGACAACGCACATACACATCGGCATATGACACGTAAAAGGTGGGTACGGGTTGAACTTTGTGCAGGATTTGCGTACTGGGGGCTGTTACGCACAAAATGAAAATTTAGAGTGCGATCAGGCTGTTGACTGCACAATGGGGTTACAGTTGTGAAAAGATGGACagaatatctatataaataaaaatgaaatggtgtttgtatgtcaagaAATGGCTTGAGAAAGGGCTATCGGATTTTTAAAATTCGATCTTAATTATGtccctgaagtgttccgacgtgtttgtgtgtataaaaagctCAGAATATTCCGCGGGAATGTCTAAAAAAACGGGATtaaacgaaactgtcattttgaatGGGACGTCCATAGCGTTTtccagcagcctacttgatggaaagacgaagtttgccgggaccactagtaatcaATAAACTGAAAAGTATATTTTCTttcaacactcagctgaatatggAATCACCCcaaaaaaagtttagcatcacctcagaacaggtaaattcacattgctatatctcgagatccttacgacttgcaaagaagcgatcttcagcaaagttgttcaggggatcaaggacatccggaaggccaaaagtttagttcgcgattttgccgctaggtggcggtagtgagcatgtaaaattgagcattttaaactagttcttgTTTGTGATCCATGCTGTTCAGAAAGCCTTTGGtatttggaagttgaagtgattagggacagaatcatattaaattaaagtgattcaggtctgatcaattctatattcaagtgtatcagatctgattcatattctagtgattctggTATGACTTACTCCATGTGCGAGTGATTTAGTTAGGActcatattcatcatattcaaattatttaagTCAGAATCTCTTTATATACAAGTGGTTTAAGTTTGAttgacttcatatccaagtgattgatgcCTGATTCTCTCTATATTCATGTCCTTCGAGTTTGATTCACTCTATATTCAAGTAATTCAGGTTTGACTTGAATATGGAGCCAAAAAAATCAAGTCAAATTCACTCCATGTTCAAGTGACTCAGGATAGATTTGTTTTGTATTCAAAAGATTCAAGTTTTGTTCGCTCCATACCCGCAAGTGTTTTACATCAGATTCACCTTATAATTTAGTGATTCAGAATAGATTCACTTGATATTCAAGTGAATCAGTTCActccatatccaagtgattcttTCCTGATTCACTCATATAGGgaaagacggggtaagagcgcccgccggggtaagacggaccacctttaGTTTGGCATAAAAACGGcgattttcttgaaagttcaccaagcactttgcataaacacaagatttttgacatttcaaagCATTCAGGGTGATgccaacattattttttttcataacaaatgtcaaaaacaatgtttttgctTGTAGATACTGAATTTGATCTAattttaacagatgctcacttaagggttttggaagggatttttgtgtcaaaacataaaaaaaatacccgtccatgctttaacataaatgtgaaatatgcttcagtgaagtgaaatatgtattgtaaatttttagctttgaaataaggctCTACTAGTGAAAATTGCgtaagcggggtaaaaccgaccactgttgatggggtaagaccgccacccctaatttataccaaatataatgtctaaaccattttaaaagttgtaactacgttgtacattatAATTCAagttaaataaaatcaattttgttaaaaatacaaactaaattcgcatatttttcaaaaatatgggtGTCTTAAGGTAATGATAagtatacagtaatgacccgattttgtcagcccctttttGCGGAGAGCTTTTTGCTCCCACggttttaatttcaaattttttccaaatcttaTTCAACTCAGTCAAAGTTATTATAAATATGCATAAAATAGTGAAGAAAGAATTATGAtaacttgttttatttttgaaggagaattgaaaaaagttttgaaataggggctgacaaaatcgggtcattactgtatatctaagtattttgaattaattaactctaaaaatgattcaatatccacttcaatcaatgtagaattcataaaacaatatACTTTTTACAATAACAGAGAACTGATataatttttcgcaaaattgtgaacgaaaatcgaggtggtcgcttttaccccgtgggtgggcggttttaccccgtcgctaaaaacaATCGTGAtgagaaatcactttttcaagcttcaagaaataaataaatttttacaaatacaaagcctgtgatattttttgatcatgcccaaggcttcaaaaaaagACATGCTGCATCGAAAAAGGATtcattgattcttgattttgacatgtgaattaaattgcttGGGCCcagtcttaccccgtcttcccctacgactgtttcaggtttgattcacttaatgttcaaatgatttcaagtgattcatgcttgattcacttcattttcaaatggttcaagtttgattcactttatgtGCATGAGTTCCAGGTCTGATTTATTTCATATTAAAGAGATTTAGGATTATTACagtgatttatgtttgattcgCTTCATATCCAAGGGATTCATGTCGGACTCgctccatattcaagtgattcaggtttgattcgctttatattcaagtgctgCAGGTCTGAATAACTTCATATTCACTTATTTCAAGTACGAATTACTTGATATTCAAGttgttcaggtttgattcatctAGAATGTAGGtgcattttcaactttttcagaTATGACTCCATGCTCATGCTGGTTagggctgattcacttcattttcaagtgattgaATCACTttaaacaccgctagcgcatgacggctcaccatagtagcatgtccgaaagaactggaaactattgagaaccagagctacaggtccaaaggtagatggttgtgatggctatgaccgtggtcatcatataaagaacaagcggacgatgctgtatcgtgtcagcaccgaggaggcagcctctctagcacgatgtaggtagcgcaaccctggttaggtggcctatcgaagactcttcaccaaccaagaaaggcaaaagtagagcaaacggattgattttacggcaacagacccggcaacgaataaaggacaacgattggaaagttggatcttggaacgtgagaactttgaatgaacccgcgcgtgttgggctcctggctcatGAACGTCAttcatcgccaacacttcattcaagtaccacatctactacagcggtagcgacagagcagaacgtggagttggcttcatagtgattggaaagcagatgaagcgaattattcggtggaaaacggtaagcgaccgaatctgtgtgttgagaatgaagggcaagttcttcaactacagcctgatgagcatatatgcgccaatgaacgataagcccgatgacatgaaggatgagttctgtGCCCAAAACAAGTGGATGAGTgaagtgcccaaaacaagacgtcaagatagtcatcggcgacgcaaatgcgcagatcgggaaagaagatttcttccgacccgtcattggaacggaaagccttcattccgttaccaatgataatggcctgcggctagtaaccttcgctgctgctagagggatggcaatcagcagtacatacttcgctcgaaagaatatccgcaaacacacctggcgacacccaagtggcgatgcctgctcccaaatagaccacgtgctggttgatgggcgacatttttcagatgtcattgatgtcaggaccttccgaggccctaatatcgactcggatcattatctcgttgtagctaaaattcaggcgcggttatccagcgtcacgaattccacaacaaacagaacgctgcgcttcactatacaacgcttgtcgactgatggggtagctgcgcaataccgtcagcaactagacgagcagttgggaagaatcaacgatGCTGGAGACGTCGATAGCGtatgggaccctatccacgaagctgtgacaacatcGGCatgggaagtgatcggcactggtcaacgacgaagacgaaacgactggttcgataaagaatgccagagagtgacagacatgaagaatgtcgccagaagccgtatgcttgtgtccggtacccgacagaacagagagcggtacagggcagcgagagccgacgaAAAGctaatccaccgcagaaagaaaaggcagcacgaagaaagtgtggtagctgacgctcaagaaagcatgaaccagaatgatatgcggagattctatgcaacggtcaatggtgcgcggcacaataccgtaccagtgtccgccatgtgcaatgaccgagaagggaatttgctgaccgataaaacggcggtggctgccaggtggaaggagcactttcagcaattgctgaacggtgagaatggaaatttttactttcgatcatatgaaaaaaatatatccaaTCAAAGTAAATCTTTTGGATAGCCACCaattgcaatcgatagctatgataccagtacttgttttaaaaatgtaagctataattctttgaaacagcatgcataaatattcaagttttctttgaaaaaactatcaaaattaccccgttttacggtacgtaaaatgtttcaaatagcatgatactgatgaccgcaaaatcgcctaaatttatgctttGGCCATATTCCATCGTGCACGTGGCGTCACCCAAGCAACACAGATGTTATAATAGAGTATTTTTAAACTATATATGACCAAATttagtcatatatcagttgataatgctcaattataacatgtgtgctactcgggCAATACTACTGTAGTGTTCTAATCTTAAATAATTATAGCCttatatgctgttgtagtgcttcttctgttgtgaaatatttcaaaagttccagaagattttcttcttcttctattcTGATCGGTGGTGCTTTTCTTTTGTGCGATCCCACCTTCTAATGGACCAGCATCTAAGGCTATATGTCCAACCTATTTCTATTTATACTCCGTGGAGTTTACAATGATCAGATCTTCTTTATCGATCTACAGAATGTTTATTGTGTCCGTAGACTTTCCTATTCTTTTAACGTCCGTAGACGAGTTCCCTTGCTGCTAAAGGGTGAAGggggtgggaatcgaacccatgaccatctGATTATCCATCAGGCGTGTAGACAACTACTCTACATCCCCCCTCATTCCAAAAGATTCTTTGAATTAGAGAGTAGAATCGACCcagggaaatatcgagtcatggaacaggaatgttttggaaagctgttttaagGGATCATCattttgtgtatttctttcactactggaatGCGAAGTGCGGTCTCACAAGTGCGAAAGTGCGAaaaaaagtgcgggattgcaatgaatcctgttggtgtcttcagagcacttgttctttgatttacgaagaataagtcccccgaagacacctacccgatttgacggaattgcgcacttttattagcgtttccgcacttgtaaaaacttctgcgatagtccagtgatGATAGAAATGCGCTGTTGCGGCGTGCAACGGGGTTTTGCTCTGGTGAGCGTGAACGGAACGATCTGTTGATCGTCCGCTAACCTGTTGCTTGGTgcaacagggcacaggaccgatagctcgactGGAATATGATTCTGATGACTCAAGCCTTCACGGAAGGCTGTTTTTTGGTTTCCACTGGTGGAGAAAGGAAAGGCGTTTTGCTTCACTTGACTAACTGTATTCTCTCTACTTGTTACAAAGCTTGAAACGAAACTGATCTTAACTAATGAATGATTCAAAGAAACTGAAACGTAACTGATTGTTGCAAAGAAACTGATGATGTTTTTGCGCATGCTGCAGTGggttcgatgatgatgatgatggttgtgCTGGTGGTGGTGCAATCTGTCTGGTTGGCTGGTAAAACGAATGAGCAGAAAAGAGATGCAAATTGTACTTGGCGCGACAACTTGGCACCAATGGGGTATTTTCCGCTCCCTGTTTTGATGCTGCAAACCGGGTAGCGGCAACCAGGCAATTCCACCAAAATTTACAATCAttaagctgctgcaaatccagcgTCCGGTTTGTTAAATCGctggctacgagatggctgaagaaaatcagcccAATCCGCATGTTCAAGCACCCATTGTCATCGCCATCGTAAAccttatcgggcgaggaggatttcaacctgttcgttggcaaaatgtgtccgtgttacacgattctcacagttcaatcggcccttttcagggctaacaaatgtgtactaaagagttgtttgtgttatatttgctaatgtgtttaccacattcttgctataattcatctctgattagttatgaataattgacaaaacgacaatttgagaatatttccgaagacgctgctgcagtgctgtcggaatgcaatatattttctattgttaaggaatgattcaaatattttgaattaattgctcCAATATAACAATGATTAAGTAtacacttaaaaatcaattcttcaatataatgaactaagcttctgaatacatgtaaagtgattattttctattaacacaaaataataacacaaatgtctataataaatcagaattgacttgttgcatgtcaattctcaCAGTGTGagaattaattggatttttagcagatttctttcataagttcgtgacggtctcaagccaggaaatagaagaggctaacgttatccaacgtcaacttggcggtcgtatcttggaaacaacctcttacttttttatttcctacaagctgttgttaccaccatatccttaaaactcattttagaacttattagtcttaaTAACCTTAATAAAACTTCGATAAATCTGCGTTAAGcccgaaaaggcccacactacaggaggttgttaggACTATACCTTAAAGCCGTTTtttaaacttcttagttttttatctacccttgtagtatgctataaaacattcataagagctatCGTATAACCTAATTGAGCTCAACTATCGGTATTAAATCTTTTACGACATCCTAatacacggaataaaaccaatgtcgagagcttatgattgaacaaacatcaaccaATAAGTTGTTTATAATCCATAACCTTTTTTAATattgaaaccatcatgatgtctaccgactcataataatcaattaaaataatatttttttgcgtgGCATAAAATTTCCTTACGTTCGCGTGTAATTActgccaataaaaatttactggtggaatgacatacaatttttcgatttacagcaacgcgCCACAATTTTGACATCATAATAGGCTACAAACTTAAACAGAGTATGCGAGTTCGGTAAATAAAATCACCGAAACAAATCGGTAATTCACGATATTACCGATGTTTCGGTAATCAAGCAGTTTTTGACAGCGTGTCAAAGACAAAATTACCGAACTACGGTGAACTGTTGAAGatctgtcaaaaaaaaaataccgaaagATCTGTGAATCGTTAGTattaccgaaaactgtaaaacaTTTTACTGATGTTTCGGTAAACGGACTATTAGGTTACCGAATTCTGTAATTTGGCTGAATGACAGCAcgattcatattgtatatttttgttttcccgcTGCAACGAATCTCTGTGGTGTATCGCTGAACTATTATTCTCAGCATCCGATAGACTTTAGAGACACTTCGTTATGATCAAGGTGAGTAACATGAACTGAACGTTTTATCTATCTCTAACATAATTATTTGCAGTCCAGCCATCAGCCTCCGCTGCTCTCTCGTTCCCGGCGCATCAAGGAAACTGAAAATATGACATCACACCCGACGTCATTTCTCACATCTGTTGTCGCATCAAAATATTAACTACGCCATGTATTTTGCTGCATTTGTATTATagtcaaatgtcataattgcaaccttccctaagttataatccagaatgtaatggtttgtgaatttagaaaGATATATGTTTGAAGGTTTGTTTCTTTGTTTAATGCAATTTATCAATGCTTAATAactctttttgaaaaattcggtggccctgaaaagggccgtttgttTGATTAACACTGTAGCACCGAAAGAATCGGTCGATGAAAGAAGAAACAAGAATAATAACTCTTGTTTTCCACCCGAATGTTGCGCGTGAAGGTCATGTCGACACAAGAACCGCTGAGATTGGTTGGCTTAGAGGGATCCGAAGCTAATTTGAGTTTCAGGTACTTCTCTATGAAATCCACAAACTCAATATTTTCCTGGTTGGTAAGATCGATGTTTAAATTTCCTGTCACGACCATTGGTCTGTTCTCCTTCTGATACTCGAATAAATTCCGcgtcatgaagaacttcttttgCTTCGTTGTGGTATTCGGATCAATAAACACGCAAAACAGAAACGTTGCTGGCCCATTTTAGTTATCTCTACAGCGCAGATATCACCATAATGGTCTGAACGGcccattttggcggctttggtcgattttcttcagccatctcgagcaaattagggaatattacacaatcaactctttaaaacacatttgttggctctgaaaagggttgattgaattgttgaatttgcgtaacatggacacattttgacggcgcactggttgcgtcctcctcgcccgatgagatttgcggtgcggatgacgatgtgcgcttcaacaagctaCCATTAACAACGCGGTTATTTTTCCTCAATTTTAGATCCaatcttctcttcatcgatcctcttttCTATGAATAAAAGGGACAACAAGCAAGTTTGTCATCGTTTTTTCATCTCAGGGCGCAATATTGCATCACTTCCTAGCGTTTTGAagtgaaatagtagtttacggaacaagttgcagaatgatgatttttacagcacgagtcgtaaataataacgacgagtgctgtaaaaatcgagttctgcaacgggttacgtacaatattttttgcaatttcgtagaagaccacttgaggatatcagaaattatataggaatgcattcaccatcattttacaatttctgaaaaattgtcgtgttatgattcattatgtaactcaaaacagttgcgaaatgagaaagcgttgcgtaatgaatcattacagcactggtttcagttgagtaatgactatttcagaactgcatacttcagtgcaggaaagtaggccgtttcatgacagattggcgtgcagaaaaacagcctattacgatgagaaattgcaaaaaattgctAACAAACCTGCaccttgtcacctttattcacagaagagaagatcgattaagagaaatcgat is a genomic window containing:
- the LOC5580173 gene encoding myosin regulatory light chain 2 yields the protein MSEKPKKTKKKASSKEETPADTPAPAETPAAPTPSDSGSQRGSTRGSSSRKAKKAPSSVFVLFSQKQIAEFKEAFQLMDNDKDGVIGKNDLRSTFDALGKLVSDKELDEMLGEAQGPLNFTQLLTLFANRMSGGGQDDDDVVINAFKAFDMNGKIDGEKFRYALTHWGSDKFSEDEVDDAFDQMIIDDKGFIDTAALIGMLTGTEEGEEE